From one Microbacterium aurum genomic stretch:
- a CDS encoding M20/M25/M40 family metallo-hydrolase, with translation MLVTDETPDELPEVARIARDLIRFDTTNYGEGRSNGEREAAEYVGAFLESLGLKPEFYEPIPRRTNLSVRIPGRDRAKPALVLHGHLDVVPAVAADWSVDPFAGVVKDGMLWGRGAVDMKDMDAMILTSVADLVRAGEQPTRDLIVTFFADEENGGVEGSQLVVRDRPEWFAGATEAISEVGGYSIPVGDRRAYLLQVGEKALIWLRLRARGTAGHGSRFHPDNAVTRLAEAVAALGRTAWPIELTATTRQTVDGLAALCGNDPAEPDVVAAATGPASGFLRSTFRTTTNPTGLTAGYKHNVIPDAAVAAIDVRTLPGQEDRVLAEIQRIVGDDIEIEIAHRDIGLEVPFAGSLVDAMVGALERHDPGIPVVPYLMGGGTDNKALAELGIAGYGFAPLRLPADLDFTGMFHGVDERVPIDALVFGQRVLTDLLRSY, from the coding sequence ATGCTGGTGACCGACGAGACCCCCGACGAGCTGCCCGAGGTCGCCCGTATCGCGCGCGACCTCATCCGCTTCGACACGACGAACTACGGCGAGGGCCGCAGCAACGGCGAGCGCGAAGCTGCCGAGTACGTCGGCGCGTTCCTCGAGTCCCTCGGCCTGAAGCCGGAGTTCTACGAGCCCATCCCGCGACGCACGAACCTCAGCGTCCGCATTCCCGGGCGCGACCGGGCAAAGCCGGCGCTCGTCCTCCACGGCCACCTCGACGTCGTTCCCGCCGTCGCGGCGGACTGGAGCGTCGATCCCTTCGCGGGCGTCGTCAAGGACGGGATGCTGTGGGGCCGGGGCGCGGTCGACATGAAGGACATGGACGCCATGATCCTCACCTCCGTCGCCGACCTGGTGCGCGCGGGGGAGCAGCCGACACGCGACCTCATCGTGACGTTCTTCGCCGATGAGGAGAACGGCGGCGTCGAAGGGTCGCAGCTGGTCGTCCGGGACCGTCCGGAGTGGTTCGCCGGCGCGACCGAGGCGATCAGCGAGGTCGGCGGCTATTCGATCCCGGTCGGGGATCGTCGTGCATACCTGCTGCAGGTGGGGGAGAAGGCCCTCATCTGGCTGCGTCTGCGCGCCCGCGGCACGGCAGGTCACGGCAGCCGCTTCCACCCCGACAACGCCGTCACCCGGCTGGCCGAGGCCGTGGCCGCCCTCGGCCGCACCGCGTGGCCGATCGAGCTGACAGCCACGACCCGCCAGACGGTCGACGGGCTCGCCGCCCTGTGCGGCAACGACCCCGCAGAACCCGACGTCGTCGCGGCGGCGACCGGGCCGGCATCCGGGTTCCTCCGCTCCACCTTCCGCACCACCACCAACCCGACCGGGCTCACCGCGGGCTACAAGCACAACGTGATCCCGGATGCCGCGGTCGCGGCGATCGACGTGCGCACCCTGCCGGGGCAGGAAGATCGTGTGCTCGCCGAGATCCAGCGGATCGTCGGCGACGACATCGAGATCGAGATCGCCCACCGCGACATCGGCCTGGAGGTGCCGTTCGCCGGCTCCCTCGTCGACGCGATGGTCGGCGCGCTGGAGCGTCACGACCCGGGCATCCCGGTCGTCCCGTATCTCATGGGCGGCGGCACCGACAACAAGGCTCTCGCCGAGCTCGGCATCGCCGGGTACGGCTTCGCTCCGCTGCGCCTTCCCGCGGACCTTGACTTCACGGGTATGTTCCATGGGGTGGATGAGCGCGTCCCGATCGACGCCCTCGTGTTCGGCCAGCGTGTGCTGACCGATCTTCTCCGCTCGTACTGA
- a CDS encoding VIT1/CCC1 transporter family protein yields the protein MTPQATARDRRRWARYLVDERAEARVYRELAQRRDGEEREILLALAEAEGRHEAHWLELLGGEPARLPAPSFSSRMLGWMARRFGSIFVLALAQNAEGRSPYADDPHATARMAADERVHREVVRGLAARGRRRLSGTFRAAVFGANDGLVSNLALVMGIGATGVASQFVLFSGIAGLLAGALSMGAGEFVSVRSQREMLDATEPSDYADAVLPDLDLDANELALVYRTRGMPEAEAEARARRVLEAARSAEVAPATGPVAIGADHEVVGSAFGAAGSSFLFFASGAIIPVLPWIFGLSGIGAVVLALALVGIALLATGAMVGLLSGAPPLRRGLRQLAIGFGAAAVTYLLGLLFDVSAG from the coding sequence ATGACCCCGCAGGCGACCGCGCGCGACCGCCGCCGCTGGGCGCGCTACCTCGTCGACGAGCGTGCCGAGGCGCGTGTCTACCGCGAGCTCGCGCAGCGCCGCGACGGCGAGGAACGCGAGATCCTCCTGGCGCTCGCCGAGGCCGAGGGCCGGCACGAGGCCCACTGGCTCGAACTGCTCGGCGGTGAGCCGGCACGACTTCCGGCGCCGAGCTTCTCGTCGCGGATGCTGGGGTGGATGGCGCGGCGCTTCGGCTCGATCTTCGTGCTCGCGCTCGCGCAGAACGCCGAGGGCCGCTCGCCGTACGCCGACGATCCGCACGCAACGGCGCGGATGGCCGCGGACGAGCGCGTCCACCGCGAGGTCGTGCGCGGGCTCGCGGCGCGGGGACGGCGACGGCTGTCGGGGACCTTCCGAGCCGCCGTGTTCGGCGCCAACGACGGGCTCGTGTCGAACCTGGCGCTCGTGATGGGCATCGGCGCGACCGGCGTCGCGTCGCAGTTCGTGCTCTTCAGCGGCATCGCGGGACTGCTCGCCGGTGCGCTGTCGATGGGCGCGGGGGAGTTCGTGTCGGTGCGCTCGCAGCGCGAGATGCTGGATGCCACGGAGCCCAGCGACTACGCCGACGCCGTCCTGCCCGACCTCGACCTCGACGCCAACGAACTCGCGCTGGTGTACCGCACGCGCGGGATGCCGGAGGCCGAGGCCGAAGCACGGGCTCGCCGGGTGCTCGAGGCGGCTCGCAGCGCGGAGGTCGCGCCCGCGACCGGGCCGGTCGCCATCGGGGCCGACCACGAGGTCGTCGGCAGCGCCTTCGGCGCGGCCGGGTCGAGCTTCCTGTTCTTCGCGTCCGGGGCGATCATCCCGGTGCTGCCCTGGATCTTCGGCCTGTCGGGTATCGGGGCGGTCGTGCTCGCGCTCGCGCTCGTCGGGATCGCGTTGCTCGCGACGGGGGCGATGGTGGGTCTGCTGTCCGGCGCGCCGCCGCTGCGGCGGGGGCTGCGACAGCTCGCGATCGGATTCGGTGCCGCCGCCGTGACCTATCTGCTGGGCCTGCTGTTCGACGTGTCGGCGGGATAG
- a CDS encoding DEAD/DEAH box helicase gives MDGADERQQEHFGSFAAEHLSPAFPQRAPWGTAQNLRAWQAEALEAYFAADGPDGVGKGPRDFLAAATPGAGKTTFALRLASELLRRGVVDRIIVVAPTEHLKTQWADAAARVGIRLDPRFSNRQHAPARHFHGIAVTYAQVAVKASVHQRLTMDSRALVILDEVHHGGDALSWGDALREAYGRATRRLLLSGTPFRSDTAPIPFVEYHPNEKGIRLSRTDYNYGYGRALADGVVRPVLFLVYAGKMRWRTKAGDELEAHLGQDNTKDVTAQAWRTALDPEGDWIPAVLRSADRRLSEVRQDVPDAGGLVIATDQTAARAYAAILREITGEQPAVVLSDDKAASGRIETFAKATTRWMVAVRMVSEGVDVPRLAVGVYATSASTPLFFAQAIGRFVRARRRGESASVFLPHVPQLLNLAGEMERERDHALDREAGDDDGLEDTLLAEAEREEKASDELEQEFSYQALGSVAHFDRVLYDGKEFGQLAVPGTPEEEEFLGLPGLLEPEHVHALLMQRQSRQSRHRRSREAREGAAADAGGTDAGATTLPPALHRTLREQRQLLNSLVGLYARQSGEPHGAVHAELRRVCGGPEVARATVAQLQARIEVLRRRVHS, from the coding sequence GTGGACGGGGCGGACGAGCGGCAGCAGGAGCACTTCGGCAGCTTCGCCGCAGAGCACCTCTCGCCCGCGTTCCCGCAGCGCGCACCGTGGGGAACGGCGCAGAATCTCCGCGCCTGGCAGGCCGAGGCGCTCGAGGCGTACTTCGCTGCCGACGGACCGGACGGGGTCGGCAAGGGGCCGCGCGACTTCCTCGCCGCCGCGACCCCCGGCGCCGGAAAGACGACGTTCGCGCTGCGCCTGGCATCCGAGCTGCTGCGTCGCGGCGTCGTCGACCGCATCATCGTCGTCGCTCCCACCGAGCATCTGAAGACGCAGTGGGCCGACGCCGCGGCGCGCGTCGGCATCCGGCTCGACCCGCGCTTCAGCAACCGGCAGCACGCGCCCGCCCGCCACTTCCACGGCATCGCCGTCACGTACGCGCAGGTCGCGGTGAAGGCGTCGGTCCACCAGCGCCTGACGATGGATTCCCGGGCTCTCGTCATCCTCGACGAGGTGCACCACGGCGGTGACGCGCTCAGCTGGGGCGATGCGCTGCGCGAAGCGTACGGCCGGGCGACGCGGCGGCTGCTCCTGTCGGGCACGCCCTTCCGCAGCGACACGGCACCCATCCCGTTCGTGGAGTACCACCCGAACGAGAAGGGCATCCGTCTCTCGCGCACCGACTACAACTACGGCTACGGTCGGGCGCTCGCCGACGGCGTGGTGCGGCCGGTGCTCTTCCTCGTCTACGCCGGGAAGATGCGCTGGCGCACGAAGGCCGGCGACGAGCTCGAGGCGCACCTGGGGCAGGACAACACGAAGGACGTCACGGCGCAGGCCTGGCGCACCGCGCTCGACCCGGAGGGCGACTGGATTCCCGCCGTGCTCCGAAGCGCCGATCGGCGCCTCTCCGAAGTGCGGCAGGACGTACCGGATGCCGGGGGCCTCGTCATCGCGACGGATCAGACCGCCGCCCGGGCCTACGCGGCGATCCTCCGCGAGATCACGGGGGAGCAGCCCGCTGTCGTCCTCTCCGACGACAAGGCCGCCTCGGGGCGCATCGAGACGTTCGCGAAAGCGACGACGCGGTGGATGGTGGCCGTCCGCATGGTGTCGGAGGGCGTCGACGTGCCGCGACTGGCCGTCGGCGTGTACGCGACCAGCGCGTCGACGCCGCTGTTCTTCGCGCAGGCCATCGGTCGGTTCGTGCGGGCCCGGCGGCGCGGCGAGTCGGCATCCGTCTTCCTGCCCCACGTGCCGCAGCTGCTGAACCTCGCCGGCGAGATGGAGCGCGAGCGCGACCACGCCCTCGACCGCGAAGCCGGAGATGACGACGGCCTCGAGGACACGCTGCTGGCCGAGGCCGAGCGCGAGGAGAAGGCGTCGGACGAGCTGGAGCAGGAGTTCAGCTATCAGGCCCTCGGCTCGGTCGCCCACTTCGACCGCGTGCTGTACGACGGCAAGGAGTTCGGACAGCTGGCCGTGCCCGGAACGCCCGAGGAGGAGGAGTTCCTGGGGCTGCCGGGCCTGCTCGAGCCCGAGCACGTCCACGCGCTGCTCATGCAGCGCCAGTCGCGGCAGAGCCGCCACCGGCGGTCGCGCGAGGCGCGGGAGGGTGCTGCCGCCGACGCGGGCGGGACGGATGCCGGGGCCACGACCCTTCCGCCGGCGCTGCACCGCACGCTCCGCGAGCAGCGGCAGCTGCTCAACAGCCTCGTCGGGCTCTATGCGCGACAGAGCGGCGAGCCGCACGGCGCCGTGCACGCCGAGCTGCGGCGGGTCTGCGGTGGTCCGGAGGTCGCGCGCGCCACGGTCGCACAGCTGCAGGCGCGCATCGAGGTGCTGCGCCGGCGCGTGCACAGCTGA
- a CDS encoding SGNH/GDSL hydrolase family protein yields the protein MPRNTPTPDEHRSPYVPNESAHPWRRMVAIGDSFTEGIGDPIPGTVDGHRGWADRVAEVLGSQVEDFAYANLAVRGKLIGQIVADQIEPALALNPDLITFSAGGNDVIRPGSDPDAVAQQFEDAVARLSSQGATLVVFTGIDTDFTPVFRGIRGRVAIYNENIRAIAERYDCIVADQWALKEVQDMRFFDDDRLHYNALGHHEVARMVLRALNVPNDLQPMQPDPLPTLTWREARANDLVWARTHLVPWVLRRLRHQSSGDHITAKRPEPLPVIVEAPAQDRTAGPGHPA from the coding sequence ATGCCCCGCAACACCCCGACACCGGACGAGCACCGCTCGCCGTACGTGCCCAACGAAAGCGCCCACCCCTGGCGCCGCATGGTCGCGATCGGCGATTCCTTCACGGAGGGCATCGGCGACCCCATCCCCGGAACGGTCGACGGCCACCGCGGCTGGGCCGACCGCGTCGCGGAGGTGCTGGGCAGCCAGGTGGAGGACTTCGCCTACGCCAACCTCGCCGTCCGCGGCAAGCTCATCGGTCAGATCGTCGCCGACCAGATCGAGCCCGCGCTGGCCCTCAACCCCGACCTCATCACGTTCTCCGCCGGCGGCAACGACGTCATCCGACCCGGGAGCGACCCCGACGCGGTCGCCCAGCAGTTCGAAGACGCCGTCGCGCGGCTGAGCTCGCAGGGCGCCACGCTCGTCGTCTTCACCGGGATCGACACCGATTTCACGCCCGTTTTCCGCGGCATCCGGGGTCGGGTCGCGATCTACAACGAGAACATCCGCGCCATCGCGGAGCGCTACGACTGCATCGTCGCCGACCAGTGGGCGCTCAAGGAGGTGCAGGACATGCGGTTCTTCGACGACGACCGCCTGCACTACAACGCGCTCGGCCACCACGAGGTCGCACGCATGGTGCTGCGCGCCCTCAACGTGCCGAACGACCTGCAGCCGATGCAGCCCGATCCGCTGCCGACGCTCACGTGGCGCGAGGCGCGCGCGAACGACCTGGTGTGGGCGCGCACGCACCTCGTGCCGTGGGTGCTGCGGCGCCTGCGCCACCAGTCCTCCGGCGATCACATCACCGCGAAGCGCCCAGAGCCGCTGCCGGTGATCGTCGAGGCGCCCGCGCAGGACCGCACCGCGGGCCCCGGGCACCCCGCCTGA
- a CDS encoding TrmH family RNA methyltransferase — protein sequence MPVLRIDDAADERLADYRDLTDVALRRTLEPAGGLYIAESAKVITRALAAGHRPRSILVQEKWLDDVRTLAGDAPIYVVTDAVAERLTGYAVHRGALAAMHRPALPSLAEVVADARLVLVLEDIVDHTNVGAAFRAAAGLGADAVVVSPRCADPLYRRSVRVSMGTVFQVPWTRMTEGPGGPWRAAREELHDAGIHLAALALADDAVPLDVFAADRPERVALVLGTEGDGLSRRAQEAADTVVTIPMAGGVDSLNVASAAAVALWALRTP from the coding sequence ATGCCCGTGCTGAGGATCGACGATGCGGCCGACGAGCGCCTGGCCGACTACCGCGATCTGACCGACGTCGCGCTGCGGCGGACGCTCGAGCCGGCAGGCGGTCTCTATATCGCCGAGTCGGCGAAGGTGATCACGCGCGCGCTCGCCGCCGGTCATCGGCCGCGCTCGATCCTCGTGCAGGAGAAGTGGCTCGACGATGTGCGCACGCTCGCCGGAGACGCGCCGATCTACGTCGTGACCGATGCCGTGGCCGAGCGCCTGACCGGGTACGCCGTGCACCGCGGCGCGCTCGCCGCGATGCACCGCCCGGCGCTGCCGTCGCTGGCCGAGGTGGTCGCCGACGCGCGCCTCGTGCTCGTGCTGGAGGACATCGTCGATCACACGAACGTGGGAGCGGCCTTCCGGGCCGCCGCCGGTCTCGGCGCCGACGCGGTGGTCGTCTCGCCCCGCTGCGCGGATCCGCTGTACCGCCGGAGCGTGCGGGTGAGCATGGGGACGGTGTTCCAGGTGCCGTGGACGCGGATGACGGAAGGCCCCGGCGGCCCGTGGCGGGCTGCCCGCGAGGAGCTGCACGACGCCGGCATCCACCTCGCCGCGCTCGCCCTCGCGGACGACGCCGTGCCGCTCGACGTGTTCGCCGCCGACCGGCCCGAGCGGGTCGCTCTGGTGCTCGGCACGGAGGGCGACGGCCTGTCGCGTCGCGCGCAGGAAGCCGCCGACACCGTCGTGACGATCCCGATGGCCGGGGGAGTGGACTCGCTCAACGTCGCATCCGCGGCCGCCGTCGCCCTCTGGGCGCTGCGCACGCCCTGA
- a CDS encoding Sir2 family NAD-dependent protein deacetylase, translating into MSTVLTQDAATDAAVGHAVDVLAGRRLAVLTGAGVSTDSGIPDYRGKGAPVRTPMTAQQFLSSDAARRRYWVGSHLGWRAFAAALPNAGHEALAALETAGVATGIITQNVDGLHVRAGSRRVVELHGTMGRVLCTHCGQVFDRRDLAARVEADNPWIAIPDAVELGPDGDVLPSSSDGFVVPDCSVCGGMLKPDVVFFGEYIPVAKFAEAEQLVHASDALLVAGSSLVVNSGIRLLERARRRKLPIVIVNRGQTRGDGHATVKIDAGTSEVLRRLAQDLPAR; encoded by the coding sequence ATGTCGACCGTACTCACGCAGGATGCCGCGACCGACGCGGCCGTCGGCCACGCCGTCGACGTTCTCGCCGGTCGGCGCCTCGCGGTGCTCACCGGCGCGGGCGTCTCGACCGACTCCGGCATTCCCGACTACCGCGGCAAGGGCGCTCCGGTGCGCACGCCCATGACCGCGCAGCAGTTCCTCTCCAGCGATGCCGCGCGCCGCCGCTACTGGGTCGGCAGCCACCTCGGCTGGCGCGCCTTCGCCGCCGCCCTGCCCAACGCCGGCCACGAGGCGCTCGCCGCCCTCGAAACGGCCGGCGTGGCGACCGGCATCATCACCCAGAACGTCGACGGCCTGCACGTGCGCGCCGGCAGCCGCCGTGTCGTCGAGCTGCACGGCACCATGGGGCGCGTCCTGTGCACCCACTGCGGACAGGTGTTCGACCGCCGCGACCTGGCTGCGCGGGTCGAAGCCGACAACCCGTGGATCGCGATCCCCGACGCCGTCGAGCTCGGCCCCGACGGCGATGTGCTCCCCTCGTCCAGCGACGGATTCGTCGTTCCGGACTGCAGCGTCTGCGGCGGGATGCTCAAGCCCGACGTCGTGTTCTTCGGGGAGTACATCCCCGTCGCGAAGTTCGCCGAGGCCGAGCAGCTCGTGCACGCCAGCGACGCGCTGCTGGTCGCCGGCTCATCGCTGGTCGTGAACTCCGGCATCCGCCTTCTCGAACGTGCGCGACGCCGGAAGCTGCCCATCGTCATCGTCAACCGCGGTCAGACCCGCGGCGACGGCCACGCGACCGTCAAGATCGACGCCGGCACGAGCGAGGTGCTGCGGCGGCTGGCACAGGACCTGCCCGCACGCTGA
- a CDS encoding histidine phosphatase family protein: MATSVGVAEPRTYPQLRERSYGDAEGITDSEFHARWGDWHTAEVPNAESWPDVRRRALAGIQRVIRDARRATAPAAPTVVVVAHGALIREVIRHASAGEFPHVGERLPNGSAHTFLIERDRLSMRSYVGTPVR, from the coding sequence ATCGCGACGTCCGTGGGGGTCGCCGAACCGCGCACGTACCCGCAACTGCGGGAGCGTTCGTACGGGGATGCCGAGGGCATCACCGACAGCGAGTTCCACGCCCGCTGGGGCGACTGGCACACCGCCGAGGTGCCGAACGCGGAGAGCTGGCCGGATGTGCGCCGTCGCGCGCTCGCCGGCATCCAGCGGGTCATCCGCGACGCCCGCCGCGCGACCGCCCCCGCCGCGCCGACCGTCGTCGTGGTCGCCCACGGCGCGCTCATCCGCGAGGTCATCCGCCACGCCTCGGCGGGTGAGTTCCCGCACGTCGGAGAGCGGCTGCCGAACGGCTCCGCGCACACCTTCCTCATCGAACGCGATCGTCTCAGCATGCGCTCCTACGTCGGGACACCCGTCCGCTGA
- a CDS encoding HpcH/HpaI aldolase/citrate lyase family protein, whose translation MSRFTLGPALLFCPADRPDRFAKAAARADAVILDLEDAVAPHAKTAARGALIDAHLDPERVIVRVNPIDSDAFAADMATLSQTDYRRIMLAKAQSPKRIARLDPRFEVIALCETARGVVAAERIAAQDNVVALMWGAEDLVASLGGTSSRTDRKDRRYRDVARHARSRVLLAAGAAGKAAIDAVHLDIDDEKGLRREAEDAAASGFTATACIHPAQVDIVRAAYRPDAATLSWAREVLEAASGERGVFRFAGRMIDEPVLRHARAIVARAD comes from the coding sequence GTGAGCCGCTTCACGCTGGGTCCCGCGCTGCTGTTCTGCCCCGCCGATCGGCCCGACCGGTTCGCCAAAGCGGCCGCTCGGGCCGACGCGGTGATCCTCGACCTGGAAGACGCCGTCGCTCCCCACGCCAAGACGGCGGCGCGGGGCGCGCTCATCGACGCGCATCTGGACCCCGAACGCGTCATCGTGCGCGTGAACCCGATCGACTCCGATGCGTTCGCCGCCGACATGGCGACGCTGTCGCAGACGGACTACCGGCGCATCATGCTCGCCAAGGCCCAGTCGCCGAAGCGGATCGCGCGGCTCGATCCGCGGTTCGAGGTGATCGCGCTGTGCGAGACGGCGCGGGGCGTCGTCGCCGCCGAGCGCATCGCCGCGCAGGACAACGTCGTCGCGCTCATGTGGGGCGCGGAGGACCTCGTCGCCTCCCTCGGCGGGACCTCCAGTCGCACGGACCGCAAGGACCGCCGCTACCGCGATGTCGCCCGGCACGCGCGCTCCCGTGTGCTGCTGGCCGCCGGCGCCGCCGGGAAGGCGGCGATCGACGCCGTGCACCTCGACATCGACGACGAGAAAGGGCTGCGCCGCGAGGCGGAGGATGCCGCCGCGAGCGGCTTCACCGCCACCGCGTGCATCCACCCGGCACAGGTCGACATCGTCCGCGCGGCGTACCGCCCCGACGCGGCGACGCTGTCGTGGGCACGCGAGGTGCTCGAGGCCGCGAGCGGCGAGCGCGGGGTGTTCCGGTTCGCCGGACGCATGATCGACGAGCCCGTCCTGCGCCACGCTCGCGCCATCGTCGCGCGCGCGGACTGA
- a CDS encoding MaoC family dehydratase, whose translation MSDIVQRGLYLEEFVVGATYRHTPGRTATEADNVLFSSLTMNTQALHLDAAYAATQPFGQRLMNSMWTLATMVGASVTQLTQGTLVAQLGLSDISFPHPLFAGDTLYTSTEILAARPSASRPGQGVVTMRHTGRNQDDVVVAVATRVALMWQAPGVAVEVES comes from the coding sequence ATGAGCGACATCGTCCAGCGGGGCCTGTACCTCGAGGAGTTCGTCGTCGGCGCGACCTACCGGCACACGCCCGGGCGCACGGCGACCGAGGCCGACAACGTCCTCTTCTCCTCGCTCACGATGAACACGCAGGCGCTGCACCTCGATGCCGCCTACGCGGCCACCCAGCCCTTCGGACAGCGGCTCATGAACTCGATGTGGACGCTCGCGACGATGGTGGGAGCCTCCGTCACCCAGCTCACGCAGGGGACGCTCGTCGCGCAACTCGGCCTCAGCGACATCTCGTTCCCGCATCCGCTGTTCGCGGGGGACACGCTGTACACCTCGACGGAGATCCTTGCGGCGCGGCCATCGGCGTCGCGGCCCGGTCAGGGCGTCGTGACGATGCGCCACACCGGGCGCAACCAGGACGACGTGGTGGTCGCGGTGGCGACGCGGGTCGCGCTCATGTGGCAGGCGCCCGGCGTCGCCGTGGAGGTCGAGTCGTGA
- a CDS encoding acyl-CoA dehydrogenase family protein — translation MGVLDLSAYGLSDEERELAGLVRAFADERIAPQAYEADRTKTLPLGLVAEMGELGLFGLPFPEEAGGVRIGGQGGDYLALGLAIEAIARVDQSLAITLEAGVSLGAMPVYRFGTDAQRAELLPDLLAGRALAGFGLTEPEAGSDAGATRTTARLDGDEWVIDGAKQFITNSGTAITRFVTVTAVTGTREGRKEISTIIVPAGTAGFIVGAPYDKVGWHASDTHPLTFEGARVPAENLLGERGRGFANFLSILDEGRIAIAALSTGAAEGCLEAALDYADSRIVFGERLGSRQSIQFMLARMQQRVHTARLAWLHAARLRDAGQPFGTAAALAKLTASDAAMDNARDATQIFGGNGFMNEYPVARHYRDSKILEIGEGTSEVQLLVISRALGLDAGRSVKA, via the coding sequence ATGGGCGTGCTGGACCTTTCCGCCTACGGACTGAGCGACGAGGAGCGCGAGCTCGCGGGTCTCGTGCGCGCCTTCGCCGACGAGCGCATCGCGCCGCAGGCCTACGAGGCCGACCGCACGAAGACCCTCCCGCTGGGTCTCGTCGCGGAGATGGGGGAGCTGGGCCTGTTCGGCCTGCCGTTCCCCGAGGAGGCCGGCGGCGTCCGCATCGGCGGGCAGGGCGGGGACTACCTCGCCCTGGGGCTGGCCATCGAGGCGATTGCCCGCGTCGACCAGTCGCTGGCGATCACCCTCGAGGCGGGGGTCAGTCTCGGCGCCATGCCGGTGTACCGGTTCGGCACCGACGCGCAGCGCGCCGAACTGCTGCCCGACCTGCTGGCCGGCCGGGCGCTGGCCGGGTTCGGCCTCACCGAGCCCGAGGCGGGGTCGGATGCCGGGGCCACCCGCACCACGGCGAGACTCGACGGCGACGAATGGGTCATCGACGGCGCGAAGCAGTTCATCACCAACTCCGGCACCGCCATCACGCGCTTCGTCACCGTGACGGCCGTCACCGGCACACGGGAGGGGCGCAAGGAGATCTCCACGATCATCGTGCCCGCCGGCACCGCCGGGTTCATCGTCGGTGCGCCGTACGACAAGGTCGGCTGGCACGCGTCGGACACCCACCCGCTGACCTTCGAGGGGGCGCGGGTGCCGGCGGAGAACCTCCTCGGGGAGCGCGGTCGCGGATTCGCGAACTTCCTCAGCATCCTGGACGAAGGGCGCATCGCCATCGCCGCGCTGTCCACGGGGGCCGCCGAGGGGTGCCTCGAGGCGGCGCTGGACTACGCCGACAGCCGCATCGTGTTCGGCGAGCGCCTGGGGTCGCGCCAGTCCATCCAATTCATGCTGGCACGCATGCAGCAGCGGGTGCACACCGCGCGGCTGGCCTGGCTGCACGCCGCCCGTCTGCGCGACGCCGGGCAGCCGTTCGGGACGGCGGCGGCCCTCGCCAAGCTCACCGCAAGCGACGCCGCGATGGACAACGCCCGCGACGCGACGCAGATCTTCGGCGGCAACGGCTTCATGAACGAGTACCCCGTCGCCCGCCACTACCGCGACTCGAAGATCCTGGAGATCGGCGAGGGGACCAGCGAAGTGCAGCTGCTGGTCATCTCGCGCGCGCTGGGCCTGGACGCGGGGCGTAGCGTGAAGGCATGA
- a CDS encoding TetR/AcrR family transcriptional regulator — MTTRLPDAATPRDRAKAERHGALLREAARLFAAHGFDGVSLEDLGAAVGITGPAVYRHFSSKRALLGAILLRASGDLLSGGRRVIAQVTEPRQCLRELVDFHVDFAVTDADVIRVHDRDLARLSDADRHEVRRLQREYVDLWIGVLERVHPDRAATDLRVRAHAGFGLINSTPYSVRALRDVPPDAVVHHILSDMAFAALCAH; from the coding sequence ATGACAACGCGTCTCCCCGACGCTGCGACGCCGCGCGACCGCGCGAAGGCCGAGCGCCACGGTGCGCTGCTGCGTGAGGCCGCCCGCCTGTTCGCCGCGCACGGCTTCGACGGGGTCAGTCTGGAGGATCTCGGCGCGGCCGTCGGGATCACCGGGCCCGCGGTGTACCGCCACTTCTCGAGCAAGCGCGCGCTCCTCGGCGCGATCCTGCTGCGCGCGAGCGGTGACCTGCTCAGCGGCGGACGACGCGTCATCGCCCAGGTCACCGAGCCGCGGCAGTGCTTGCGCGAACTCGTCGACTTCCACGTCGACTTCGCCGTCACCGACGCCGACGTCATCCGCGTACACGACCGCGACCTCGCCCGGCTGAGCGACGCCGACCGGCACGAGGTGCGGCGGCTGCAGCGCGAGTACGTCGATCTGTGGATCGGGGTGCTCGAGCGCGTCCACCCCGACCGCGCCGCGACCGACCTGCGGGTGCGCGCCCACGCCGGATTCGGCCTCATCAACTCGACCCCGTACTCGGTGCGGGCGCTGCGCGACGTTCCCCCGGATGCCGTCGTGCACCACATCCTGTCCGACATGGCGTTCGCCGCGCTCTGCGCGCACTGA